Proteins encoded in a region of the uncultured Paludibaculum sp. genome:
- a CDS encoding glycosyltransferase, whose protein sequence is MRIAVNVRHYLQGRIGGQENYLRAMVAGLAGRGHELTVFGQQSQFDAIRAMAPSGVSPRAVPEEGRSMMAAVAGGGFDLLFCPLHMLEPLLPPIPSAVMMPDLQHEYFPEYFDGRELARRRRSYGPSAEHASVVLTCSEFTKRTIVEQYGVDSEKVVVCGHGVGAEFLDGSGAAGDVDELALPEEFLYFPAVYWPHKNHANVLRALRLVHQRGSRGLHLVCSGGEGPERERVLRLAEELGLPDQVKILGRVDAALVPEIYRRSRGLLFPTLFEGFGIPVLEALTLGVPVITSRGGATEEVAGGCAVLVDAADPASIAEGIERVLSDAESCVRLTSRGLARAAEFSWSRAVEETASALERVVRPGYVAPVRVEVQEWPVISVGVIGDEGAVAEALESVRAQKYPHVEYRLAGAVNEALRATHGPLFGYLRPGDRWLEGAAEAVAQCWRRNPRVGLIYGRARTADGVVGSVPYLYEDWSYGPLFAAPAALLERAAVERAGGLGEGPAPLDELRLWLRVASENPVIGLGQELAFWAERDSVLAGTPRQAVELIRAQFGYVPATWFDGRAWRVLVGEQGRMSGRLSSLWRGLVANPGWRKRYLREWLRGGVA, encoded by the coding sequence ATGCGCATTGCCGTCAACGTCCGACACTATCTTCAGGGGCGGATTGGCGGCCAGGAGAACTACCTGCGGGCGATGGTGGCGGGGCTCGCCGGCCGTGGGCATGAGCTGACGGTCTTTGGGCAACAGTCGCAGTTTGACGCGATTCGGGCGATGGCCCCTTCCGGTGTGTCGCCGCGGGCGGTTCCCGAGGAAGGCCGGTCAATGATGGCGGCCGTGGCCGGCGGCGGTTTCGATCTACTGTTCTGCCCTCTGCATATGTTGGAGCCGCTGCTGCCGCCGATCCCTTCCGCGGTGATGATGCCCGACCTGCAGCACGAGTACTTTCCCGAATACTTTGACGGCCGCGAACTGGCTCGGCGGCGCAGGAGCTACGGACCCAGCGCGGAGCATGCATCGGTGGTGCTCACATGCTCGGAGTTTACGAAACGGACGATTGTCGAGCAGTACGGGGTGGATTCGGAGAAGGTGGTGGTCTGCGGGCATGGAGTGGGGGCGGAGTTCCTGGACGGGTCTGGTGCTGCAGGGGACGTGGACGAACTGGCTCTGCCGGAGGAGTTCCTCTATTTCCCGGCTGTCTACTGGCCGCACAAGAACCATGCCAACGTGCTGCGGGCGCTCCGTTTGGTGCATCAACGGGGCAGCCGCGGATTGCATCTGGTGTGCAGCGGAGGCGAGGGTCCGGAGCGCGAGCGGGTGTTGCGGCTAGCCGAAGAACTGGGCCTGCCGGACCAGGTGAAGATTCTGGGCCGCGTGGATGCGGCCTTGGTGCCGGAGATCTATAGACGATCGCGCGGGCTGTTGTTTCCCACGCTGTTTGAGGGATTTGGGATCCCGGTGCTGGAGGCGTTGACTCTCGGCGTTCCGGTGATTACCTCCCGTGGCGGTGCCACCGAGGAGGTGGCCGGGGGATGTGCCGTGCTGGTGGATGCCGCGGATCCGGCTTCGATTGCGGAGGGCATTGAGCGAGTCCTGTCGGACGCGGAGTCGTGCGTGCGTCTGACAAGCAGGGGACTGGCGCGGGCGGCGGAGTTTTCCTGGTCGCGAGCGGTGGAGGAGACCGCCTCGGCGTTGGAGCGAGTGGTGCGGCCGGGATATGTGGCTCCGGTACGGGTGGAGGTTCAAGAGTGGCCGGTGATCTCCGTGGGTGTGATCGGGGACGAGGGGGCGGTGGCGGAAGCCCTGGAGAGTGTCCGCGCACAGAAGTATCCGCACGTGGAATACAGACTGGCCGGGGCCGTCAACGAGGCATTGCGGGCCACTCATGGACCGCTGTTTGGGTACCTGCGGCCGGGCGACCGGTGGCTGGAGGGGGCGGCGGAGGCGGTGGCCCAGTGCTGGCGGCGGAACCCGCGAGTTGGCCTGATCTACGGCCGGGCGCGGACGGCGGACGGCGTGGTTGGGTCTGTTCCTTATCTTTACGAGGATTGGAGCTATGGGCCGTTGTTCGCGGCTCCGGCGGCGCTTCTTGAGCGTGCGGCGGTGGAGCGGGCGGGCGGATTGGGCGAGGGGCCGGCTCCGCTGGATGAGTTGCGTTTGTGGCTGCGCGTGGCATCGGAGAATCCCGTAATTGGACTGGGGCAGGAGTTGGCCTTTTGGGCGGAGAGGGATTCGGTGCTGGCGGGGACCCCGCGGCAGGCTGTCGAACTGATCCGGGCCCAGTTTGGGTATGTGCCCGCGACTTGGTTTGACGGTCGGGCCTGGCGAGTTCTGGTTGGTGAGCAGGGCCGCATGAGCGGACGGCTGTCGAGTCTGTGGCGGGGACTAGTGGCGAATCCGGGGTGGCGCAAACGCTATTTGCGCGAGTGGCTGCGGGGTGGGGTTGCATGA
- a CDS encoding glycosyltransferase family 2 protein, translated as MTEPCLPLVTVVTPSYNQAEFLRATIESVLGQDYPRIEYLVMDGGSTDGSAEIASEYGGRLTFVSEPDRGQSHAINKGFQRAQGEIVAWINSDDVLLPGAVSAAVRAFAESPGVGAVYGEGYCIDRAGQVTGRFPATEPFNLWRLTWVCDSILQQSTFFRRSAVAEVGWLREELRWSMDWDLLVRLGRRYGLKYIPEYLGCLREYAETKTASGGGIRFLELWRLLRMQTGRWWGPGCWYYGLDTYDKIWSGVLRRWGAEWLATRVFHLCRWKIDRVALRAQGYYPGGWVARRMYWMVPAGTRRLVVRGEAAESVGAPAEQRIEASVGISVIGAVVVRRGEFEWVMEVPEGLADEAVTIVFTAGWSVKGPTGLRVSWRLLGIETS; from the coding sequence ATGACGGAGCCATGCCTGCCGCTCGTGACGGTCGTCACGCCGTCGTACAACCAGGCGGAGTTCCTGCGGGCCACGATTGAGAGCGTTCTGGGGCAGGACTATCCGCGGATTGAGTATCTGGTGATGGACGGGGGCTCGACCGACGGTTCGGCGGAGATCGCGTCCGAGTATGGCGGGCGTCTGACGTTCGTCTCGGAGCCGGACCGGGGGCAGAGTCATGCCATCAACAAGGGGTTCCAGCGGGCCCAGGGCGAAATTGTGGCGTGGATCAACTCGGACGACGTGCTGCTGCCAGGGGCAGTGTCGGCGGCGGTGCGGGCGTTTGCGGAGAGCCCCGGTGTAGGGGCGGTGTACGGGGAGGGGTACTGCATTGACAGGGCCGGACAGGTGACCGGACGGTTTCCGGCTACGGAGCCGTTCAATCTGTGGCGACTGACCTGGGTTTGCGATTCGATTCTGCAGCAGAGCACGTTCTTCCGGCGGTCGGCAGTGGCCGAGGTGGGATGGTTGCGGGAAGAGCTGCGGTGGTCGATGGATTGGGATCTGCTGGTGCGGTTGGGGCGGCGGTATGGGCTGAAGTATATCCCTGAGTATCTCGGCTGCCTGCGGGAGTATGCGGAGACGAAGACGGCATCGGGGGGTGGAATCCGTTTCCTGGAGCTATGGCGGTTGTTGCGAATGCAGACCGGGCGGTGGTGGGGCCCGGGATGCTGGTATTACGGGCTGGACACGTATGACAAGATCTGGAGCGGAGTGTTGCGGCGATGGGGGGCGGAGTGGCTGGCCACGAGGGTATTTCATCTATGTCGGTGGAAGATCGATCGGGTAGCGTTGCGGGCGCAGGGCTATTATCCGGGAGGTTGGGTGGCGCGCAGGATGTACTGGATGGTGCCGGCAGGCACGCGGCGGCTGGTGGTGCGTGGGGAGGCCGCCGAGAGCGTGGGGGCTCCCGCCGAGCAGCGGATTGAGGCGAGTGTCGGGATTTCGGTGATAGGGGCGGTGGTCGTGCGGCGTGGTGAGTTCGAATGGGTGATGGAAGTGCCGGAGGGCCTGGCGGATGAGGCTGTGACGATTGTGTTCACGGCGGGCTGGAGTGTGAAGGGGCCGACGGGGCTGAGGGTGAGCTGGCGGTTGCTGGGGATCGAGACGTCCTAA
- a CDS encoding SBBP repeat-containing protein, with protein MRLVTGTAWSTKPAACGFGATTNRLEGKRAFLTVLVGVALWGGPAVWGAPQVGGGFLAPGLPLTFQESGAGEWTARGGSVQARINASGLQLWDGSHSMGVTYEGRGAGVRVEGGAVASGTVNLLLGRSPDGWRTNVAAYDSLWMRGLYPGIDLHLSGARGWLKSEYVVAPGADPQRIRIRYAPAYRVMVDAGGALRIETETGVWQEAAPLIYQVMGGRVRTVGGRYVVRADGTAGFEVDEYDRGRPLVIDPVVTFSSLVGGSGASAATGVAVDAAGYVYLAGYTDAANLPVQSPVAGRASGVDAYVAKIQPSTGRLIYATYIGGTGDDRAFSVAVDATGAAYVTGWTTSTNFPVASAAQAAISGYKDAFVLKLNPAGSAFVFSTYFGGTGSEAGNAVALTATMLWIGGDSSSASLPSGNGWRNTNGGMQDGFLARYSQTGTLLGSTMLGGGGDDSVKAVVVDGQGNVFAGGATGSSNMNFPLGGLQTSLKGSQDGFVVKFDATAVQMVAGTYLGGTRGDVSNPEMVLGLAVDTVGNVYATGMTPSSDFPLVAAWSGTLSGLQDAYVARLVNGLNALTWSTLVGGSGKESGTCIGVDASGVVVVGGSTTSSNFPVVGGTQTATGGGSDGFVLRMSADGTSVPFSTYAGGSAADGVAALALGPAGTIHVAGQSGSGDYPRKNPAQAVTGSALRLFATRIAVGVLPTLVSVSPNAGAGSLQAFTFSATHPSGAAQIGTLELMVGPAAGSAQVCRIRYDRSTGLLGLATDTGLTWTTVAVGSGAAVGNSQCTLTGSGATVVSSGNTLTVTATVSFAAGFAGAWQTYLNGSAVSGEETGFAPAGMWTAVAMTNQAPTASLVTPSSGTGASGQFSVVFSDANGGADITTGRVIVHTSATDVNSCSVRVQRATGLIELAADAGSSWTSGAAGSPGTLQNSQCQVKLAGSTITVSGSTLTVLLDMVFQPAFVGGRTVYGMATDAGGASSTWKQLGSWTVPGAVANVAPVAASVSPASGSGSAQVLTFTYTDANGATDIAVARVLVNAQQTASAGCYFEVDRAAGVVWLADDSGNVWASSAHLGTSDVASNSQCSVHGEGSSIAVNGVTLTLTVNVSFQAAFNGAKSVYANATDSSGLTSTSPQLGAYTVVAANLQPTGPVSVSPASGSGSSQIFTFVFADPRGAADLTWLRVLVHAQQTAVSGCYVEVDPVALVAYLYDDAGAGYTAARLDSSDTVQNSQCKISGTGSSVALTGTQATLLLNVTFQPAFAGMKSVWANASDRAGFTSASPQLGTYSVALPAGQALGAVSVSPASGSGASQVFSFVFADPKGSNDLAWMRVLIHGQQVAADGCYIAVERSTSIIYLADDAGVNWTQARMGTSDVATNSQCSVSGAPSSMTLSGTSATVVLGISFTAAFNGGRKIWANATDSTGATSSSPQIGTYTVAATGGNQAPLPVSVTPASGSGSRQVFTFIYSDGNGGTDIETPRMLIHSAQTAEHSCYFLLTRSTGRLSLADDAGVNWTQARLSANETVQNSQCVLYGATSSMSTAGNSLAVSVDVGFKADFTGARNVWANATDLAGLTSASPLLGLYTVTP; from the coding sequence ATGAGGCTTGTGACTGGAACTGCCTGGTCCACGAAGCCGGCTGCGTGCGGTTTCGGTGCGACGACCAATCGGCTCGAGGGGAAGCGAGCGTTCTTGACCGTCCTGGTGGGGGTTGCACTCTGGGGCGGACCGGCGGTTTGGGGGGCTCCACAGGTTGGCGGCGGTTTTCTGGCGCCGGGATTGCCGTTGACGTTCCAGGAGAGCGGCGCGGGCGAGTGGACCGCGCGCGGAGGGTCGGTGCAGGCCCGGATTAATGCGTCGGGGCTGCAACTGTGGGATGGCTCACACTCGATGGGTGTCACCTATGAAGGGCGTGGAGCGGGCGTTCGCGTGGAGGGTGGGGCTGTCGCGTCGGGTACCGTGAATCTGCTGCTGGGCCGTTCTCCGGACGGGTGGCGGACGAATGTGGCGGCGTACGATTCGCTGTGGATGCGTGGCCTGTATCCCGGGATCGACTTGCATCTGAGCGGGGCTCGGGGGTGGTTGAAGTCGGAGTACGTGGTGGCGCCCGGCGCGGATCCGCAACGGATCCGTATTCGCTACGCGCCGGCGTATCGCGTGATGGTGGACGCCGGCGGGGCGTTGCGCATCGAGACGGAGACCGGTGTGTGGCAGGAAGCGGCACCGTTGATCTATCAGGTGATGGGCGGACGTGTGCGGACGGTGGGCGGGCGTTATGTCGTTCGGGCGGATGGGACGGCGGGCTTCGAGGTGGATGAGTACGACCGGGGCCGGCCGCTGGTGATCGATCCGGTGGTGACGTTTAGCTCACTGGTGGGTGGCAGCGGGGCTTCGGCGGCGACGGGGGTGGCGGTGGATGCGGCGGGCTATGTGTACCTGGCGGGATATACGGACGCGGCGAACCTGCCTGTGCAGAGTCCGGTGGCGGGGCGTGCCAGCGGCGTGGATGCCTATGTGGCGAAGATCCAGCCGTCGACCGGGCGGTTGATCTATGCAACCTATATCGGCGGAACGGGGGATGACCGTGCGTTCTCGGTGGCGGTGGATGCGACAGGCGCGGCGTATGTGACGGGCTGGACGACGTCGACGAACTTTCCCGTGGCGAGCGCGGCACAGGCGGCGATCTCGGGCTATAAGGACGCCTTCGTGCTGAAGCTGAACCCGGCTGGGAGCGCGTTTGTGTTCAGCACCTACTTCGGCGGGACTGGCAGCGAAGCGGGTAATGCGGTTGCTCTGACCGCGACGATGCTGTGGATTGGCGGGGACAGCAGTTCGGCCAGTCTGCCCAGCGGCAATGGCTGGCGCAATACCAACGGCGGGATGCAGGACGGCTTTCTGGCGCGCTATTCACAGACGGGTACGCTGCTGGGCTCGACGATGCTGGGTGGTGGTGGGGATGATTCTGTGAAGGCCGTGGTGGTGGACGGGCAGGGCAATGTGTTCGCGGGCGGGGCGACGGGTTCGTCGAACATGAACTTCCCGCTGGGCGGCCTGCAGACCTCGTTGAAGGGTTCGCAGGACGGGTTTGTGGTGAAGTTCGACGCGACTGCCGTACAGATGGTCGCGGGGACGTATCTGGGCGGCACGCGGGGTGACGTGTCGAATCCTGAAATGGTGTTGGGACTGGCCGTGGATACGGTGGGTAACGTGTATGCGACCGGAATGACGCCGTCGTCTGACTTTCCGCTGGTGGCGGCCTGGAGCGGAACGCTGTCCGGGCTGCAAGACGCGTACGTGGCACGCCTTGTGAATGGATTGAACGCACTGACCTGGAGCACGCTGGTGGGTGGCTCGGGGAAGGAGTCCGGTACATGTATTGGCGTGGATGCGTCCGGAGTTGTAGTAGTAGGGGGCTCGACCACGTCGTCCAACTTTCCGGTGGTGGGCGGGACGCAGACAGCGACGGGCGGTGGGTCGGATGGGTTTGTACTGCGCATGAGCGCGGACGGCACGTCGGTGCCGTTCTCGACGTATGCGGGCGGGAGTGCGGCCGATGGTGTGGCAGCGTTGGCCCTGGGGCCGGCCGGGACGATCCATGTGGCGGGGCAGAGCGGATCGGGCGACTACCCGCGGAAGAATCCGGCGCAGGCTGTGACCGGCTCGGCCCTACGACTGTTCGCGACCAGGATTGCGGTGGGCGTGCTGCCGACGCTGGTGTCGGTGTCACCGAACGCCGGCGCGGGTTCGTTACAGGCGTTCACGTTTTCCGCGACGCATCCTTCGGGCGCGGCGCAGATTGGGACGCTGGAGTTGATGGTGGGGCCGGCGGCGGGCTCGGCGCAGGTGTGCCGCATCCGGTATGACCGATCGACCGGCCTTCTGGGGTTGGCGACCGATACCGGTCTGACGTGGACTACCGTCGCGGTGGGCAGCGGTGCGGCGGTAGGTAACAGCCAGTGCACGTTGACCGGCAGCGGCGCGACCGTTGTGAGCTCCGGCAACACGCTGACGGTGACCGCGACAGTGAGCTTCGCGGCGGGGTTTGCCGGTGCCTGGCAGACGTACCTGAATGGGTCCGCGGTGAGTGGGGAAGAGACGGGTTTTGCGCCGGCCGGCATGTGGACAGCGGTGGCGATGACGAATCAGGCTCCAACGGCGAGCCTGGTGACACCGTCGAGCGGCACCGGGGCGAGTGGCCAGTTCTCGGTAGTGTTCTCCGATGCCAATGGCGGGGCGGACATTACGACGGGCCGGGTGATTGTCCACACGTCGGCGACGGATGTCAACAGTTGCTCAGTCCGCGTACAGCGGGCGACAGGGCTGATTGAACTGGCGGCGGACGCGGGCTCGAGTTGGACATCGGGGGCGGCGGGCAGTCCTGGTACGTTGCAGAACAGCCAGTGCCAGGTAAAGCTGGCCGGCTCGACGATTACCGTGTCGGGCAGCACGTTGACCGTGCTGTTGGACATGGTCTTCCAGCCAGCGTTTGTCGGAGGGCGCACTGTGTACGGGATGGCCACTGATGCGGGCGGCGCGTCGAGCACGTGGAAGCAATTGGGTTCATGGACGGTGCCGGGCGCGGTGGCAAACGTGGCTCCTGTGGCCGCGTCGGTGAGTCCCGCGAGCGGTAGCGGGAGTGCGCAGGTGCTCACCTTTACCTATACCGACGCCAACGGAGCTACGGACATCGCGGTGGCGCGGGTGTTGGTCAATGCGCAGCAGACGGCGTCGGCGGGGTGCTATTTCGAGGTGGACCGTGCCGCCGGTGTGGTGTGGTTGGCTGATGACAGCGGCAATGTGTGGGCGTCTTCGGCCCATCTGGGGACGAGCGACGTAGCGAGCAACAGCCAATGTTCGGTGCACGGCGAAGGGTCGTCGATCGCGGTGAATGGAGTCACGCTGACTCTGACTGTGAACGTGAGTTTCCAGGCGGCGTTCAACGGAGCGAAGAGCGTCTATGCGAATGCCACGGATAGCTCGGGGTTGACGAGCACCTCGCCGCAACTCGGCGCCTACACGGTGGTGGCGGCGAACCTGCAGCCGACAGGGCCCGTATCGGTGTCGCCGGCGTCGGGCAGCGGGTCGAGCCAGATATTCACATTTGTCTTCGCGGATCCTCGAGGGGCGGCGGACCTGACATGGTTGCGAGTTCTTGTTCACGCGCAGCAGACGGCGGTGAGCGGCTGCTATGTGGAAGTGGATCCGGTGGCCCTGGTGGCGTATCTGTACGACGACGCGGGCGCGGGGTATACGGCGGCGCGGTTGGACAGCAGCGACACGGTGCAGAACAGCCAGTGCAAGATTTCAGGCACGGGCAGCAGCGTTGCGTTGACCGGCACGCAGGCGACGCTGTTGTTGAATGTCACATTCCAGCCGGCGTTTGCCGGGATGAAGAGCGTCTGGGCGAATGCGAGCGACAGGGCCGGGTTTACCAGCGCGTCGCCGCAGTTGGGGACGTACAGTGTGGCGCTGCCGGCCGGCCAGGCGTTAGGCGCGGTGTCGGTATCGCCGGCGAGTGGCAGCGGCGCGTCCCAGGTGTTCAGCTTCGTGTTTGCCGACCCCAAGGGTTCGAACGACCTGGCCTGGATGCGAGTGCTGATCCATGGACAGCAGGTGGCTGCCGACGGGTGCTACATCGCGGTGGAGCGGTCGACGAGTATCATCTACCTGGCCGATGACGCGGGCGTGAATTGGACGCAGGCGCGCATGGGGACCTCGGACGTGGCGACGAACAGCCAGTGCAGCGTCAGCGGAGCTCCGTCTTCGATGACACTGAGCGGGACTTCGGCCACGGTGGTGTTGGGTATCTCGTTCACGGCGGCGTTCAATGGCGGGCGAAAAATCTGGGCGAACGCGACAGACAGTACGGGCGCTACCAGCAGTTCACCCCAGATTGGCACGTACACCGTGGCGGCGACCGGCGGGAACCAGGCTCCGCTGCCGGTATCGGTGACTCCGGCGAGTGGCAGCGGATCGAGGCAGGTGTTCACGTTCATTTACAGCGACGGCAATGGGGGGACTGACATCGAGACGCCAAGGATGCTGATTCACTCAGCCCAGACGGCGGAGCATAGCTGCTACTTCCTGCTGACGAGATCCACCGGGAGGTTGTCGCTGGCCGATGATGCGGGCGTGAATTGGACGCAGGCACGCCTGAGCGCGAACGAGACAGTGCAGAACAGCCAGTGTGTCCTCTATGGCGCGACTTCCTCAATGTCGACGGCGGGCAACAGTCTGGCGGTCTCGGTAGACGTGGGCTTCAAGGCTGACTTCACCGGCGCCAGGAATGTCTGGGCGAATGCGACGGATCTGGCCGGCTTGACCAGCGCGTCGCCGCTGTTGGGGTTGTATACGGTCACGCCGTAG